In Nitrobacteraceae bacterium AZCC 1564, the following proteins share a genomic window:
- a CDS encoding Cof subfamily protein (haloacid dehalogenase superfamily) (product_source=TIGR00099; cath_funfam=3.40.50.1000; cog=COG0561; pfam=PF08282; superfamily=56784; tigrfam=TIGR00099), translated as MTPIKLLISDVDGTLVTKDKRLTPASIEAVRELRARGIQFSITSSRPPFGMRMLREPLNLDLPMGAFNGSSIVRPDLSVDEQQTIPRNAVTTSLALFARYGVDAWIFTNQHWVVHRDDGPYVAHEKRTIDTNPLLVMDDTPYLDKACKIVGVSADFDLLARCEPELQAALGSEAHAARSQNYYLDVTPPGYDKGTFVKAMARRLNIPPQAIATVGDMTNDIPMFRASGLSFAMGNATDAIKAQAIHVTASNEEDGFAKAVATILTLNS; from the coding sequence ATGACGCCTATCAAGCTTTTGATCTCGGACGTCGACGGCACCCTCGTCACCAAAGACAAGCGTCTCACGCCAGCCTCGATCGAGGCCGTCCGTGAATTGCGCGCGCGAGGCATCCAGTTCTCGATCACCAGCAGCCGACCGCCTTTCGGCATGCGAATGCTGCGCGAACCGCTTAACCTCGATCTGCCGATGGGAGCGTTCAATGGAAGTTCCATTGTGCGTCCCGACCTGTCCGTTGACGAACAGCAAACGATCCCCCGCAACGCTGTCACCACCAGTCTCGCGCTGTTTGCGCGTTACGGCGTTGACGCCTGGATTTTCACCAACCAGCACTGGGTCGTTCACCGCGACGACGGGCCTTACGTTGCGCACGAAAAAAGAACGATCGATACAAACCCTCTGCTCGTCATGGACGACACCCCCTACCTCGATAAGGCGTGCAAGATCGTTGGCGTCAGCGCCGACTTCGATCTATTGGCCCGATGCGAACCGGAGTTGCAGGCTGCACTGGGCTCGGAAGCCCATGCCGCGCGCTCGCAGAACTACTATCTCGATGTCACGCCGCCAGGATATGACAAAGGCACCTTCGTAAAGGCGATGGCGAGACGCCTGAATATTCCTCCGCAAGCCATCGCAACAGTTGGCGATATGACGAACGACATTCCCATGTTTCGCGCCAGCGGACTGTCTTTCGCGATGGGCAATGCAACCGATGCCATCAAGGCGCAGGCCATCCATGTGACCGCATCCAACGAGGAAGACGGCTTCGCGAAAGCGGTTGCGACAATCCTGACCCTGAACAGTTAA
- a CDS encoding gluconokinase (product_source=KO:K00851; cath_funfam=3.40.50.300; cog=COG3265; ko=KO:K00851; pfam=PF01202; smart=SM00382; superfamily=52540; tigrfam=TIGR01313), producing the protein MQASTNTSAIIVMGVSGSGKSTIAAALARHIGFDCEDGDSYHPASNVKKMQAGIPLTDDDRWPWLRAIADDIDRRAATGHPFVVSCSALKRAYRDVLVHGRSDVQLVYLKGPRDLIAERLAQRKGHFMPPSLLDSQLATIEEPTPNENAVIVDIDAPINQIVAAIVHRLQPFLKPGSLAS; encoded by the coding sequence ATGCAAGCTTCAACTAATACCTCGGCCATTATCGTGATGGGTGTGTCCGGCTCCGGCAAAAGCACAATTGCTGCGGCATTGGCCAGGCACATCGGCTTCGATTGCGAAGACGGAGATTCTTATCACCCCGCATCGAACGTGAAGAAGATGCAGGCCGGCATTCCGCTGACGGATGATGATCGTTGGCCCTGGCTGAGGGCTATCGCTGACGACATCGACCGCAGAGCCGCGACCGGCCATCCCTTCGTGGTGTCCTGTTCAGCGCTGAAACGTGCCTATCGGGATGTTCTTGTCCACGGCCGTTCAGACGTGCAGCTTGTATATCTTAAAGGCCCGCGTGACCTCATCGCAGAACGGCTGGCGCAGCGGAAGGGCCACTTCATGCCGCCGTCTCTGCTCGACAGCCAGCTCGCGACAATTGAGGAGCCCACGCCGAACGAGAACGCTGTGATTGTTGATATCGATGCTCCAATCAACCAAATCGTGGCCGCAATTGTCCATCGGTTGCAGCCTTTCCTAAAGCCCGGATCGCTCGCCTCATGA
- a CDS encoding 6-phosphogluconolactonase (product_source=KO:K01057; cath_funfam=3.40.50.1360; cog=COG0363; ko=KO:K01057; pfam=PF01182; superfamily=100950; tigrfam=TIGR01198), with the protein MSAPASRPHTIVVADSKSLAEAAAKRLVERIAKNPQQVRICLTGGSTPRRLYELLATAPWREKIPWPRVHWFMTDDRFVPQDDPLNNMGMARAAFLDACAPLENVHAISTSAATPGEAAERYEHELKSFHATPLNHEPPLFDLVLMGIGPDGHTASLFPNAPALGEQQRWVVGVAKANVAPFVPRVSLTFPCLASTAEMLFLVSGAEKRDILTRAFSGEDLPAIRAQAMHGETVWLLDQAAAPKDIDSSHASFN; encoded by the coding sequence ATGAGTGCGCCCGCCTCGAGGCCTCACACCATCGTCGTTGCCGACAGCAAATCGCTGGCGGAAGCTGCCGCCAAACGATTGGTTGAACGCATCGCAAAGAACCCGCAACAAGTCAGGATCTGCCTGACCGGCGGTTCGACCCCGCGACGGCTCTATGAACTGCTCGCAACTGCGCCCTGGCGTGAGAAGATCCCGTGGCCGCGCGTCCATTGGTTCATGACCGACGATCGCTTCGTGCCACAGGACGATCCGCTCAACAATATGGGCATGGCACGAGCGGCTTTTCTTGATGCGTGCGCTCCTTTAGAAAACGTGCATGCCATCTCTACGTCAGCCGCGACCCCCGGTGAGGCTGCCGAGCGGTATGAGCATGAGCTCAAATCGTTTCATGCGACACCTCTGAATCATGAACCGCCGTTGTTCGATCTCGTCCTGATGGGTATCGGTCCGGATGGACATACGGCCTCCCTGTTTCCCAATGCACCAGCCTTGGGGGAGCAACAACGATGGGTGGTCGGCGTGGCGAAGGCGAACGTCGCGCCCTTCGTCCCTCGCGTAAGCCTGACGTTTCCTTGCCTAGCATCGACAGCAGAAATGCTCTTTCTGGTGTCCGGCGCGGAGAAGCGGGATATTCTCACCCGCGCATTTTCAGGCGAGGATCTCCCTGCTATTCGGGCACAGGCAATGCATGGAGAAACAGTATGGCTGCTCGATCAGGCTGCTGCCCCGAAGGACATTGATAGCAGTCATGCAAGCTTCAACTAA
- a CDS encoding glucose-6-phosphate 1-dehydrogenase (product_source=KO:K00036; cath_funfam=3.30.360.10,3.40.50.720; cog=COG0364; ko=KO:K00036; pfam=PF00479,PF02781; superfamily=51735,55347; tigrfam=TIGR00871): MSSDTTAKPRVPDSCCFVVFGITGDLAHRLVIPALYNLAESGLLPERFCVVGITRTEMQSATLHDDLMKGLQQFATRPIDKAVAKKLFDCILSIHADPAEPGSFKKLKDHLERIAKTDGIKNHLFYLAVPPNAFKPISEELSKMGLLTDQPDGWRRLVIEKPFGTDLKSAKELNRDLLKLVNEHQIYRIDHYLGKETVQNILVFRFANGMFEPIWNRNHIDHVQITVSEMLDVGRRGSFYESTGALRDMVPNHLFQLLALVAMEPPARFDAHSVRTEKGEVLSAIQLQSEEEALRNSVRGQYVAGRIRDKEIDDYRRTKNVSPDSVVETYAALKLTIDNWRWAGVPFYLRTGKAMSAKRTEVAIRFKAAPLSMFRATAVERLSRNYLVIGVEPTEGITLQFNTKVPGPTVTVDGVEMKFKYKDYFKSAPSTGYETLLYDCMIGDNILFQRADSVEAGWQAVQPFIDAWKKAGGNGLSLYRAGADGPKEADDLIERDGRRWRRIDGE; this comes from the coding sequence ATGAGCTCTGATACCACCGCCAAGCCCAGGGTCCCTGATTCATGTTGCTTTGTGGTGTTCGGCATCACCGGCGATCTCGCTCACCGGCTCGTCATCCCCGCGCTTTATAATCTGGCCGAGTCCGGGCTGCTGCCGGAACGATTCTGCGTGGTCGGTATCACCCGCACGGAAATGCAAAGCGCAACGTTGCATGACGACCTGATGAAGGGCCTTCAGCAGTTCGCGACACGTCCGATCGACAAGGCAGTTGCCAAGAAACTGTTCGACTGCATCCTCAGCATTCATGCTGACCCCGCCGAGCCTGGATCATTCAAGAAATTGAAGGACCATCTAGAGAGGATCGCCAAAACCGACGGCATCAAAAACCATCTGTTCTACCTCGCTGTTCCACCCAACGCCTTCAAACCCATCAGCGAAGAACTCAGCAAAATGGGTTTGCTGACCGACCAGCCCGACGGCTGGCGGCGCCTCGTGATCGAAAAACCGTTCGGCACCGATCTCAAGTCTGCGAAGGAGCTGAACCGCGATCTGCTCAAACTGGTGAATGAGCATCAGATCTATCGGATTGATCACTACCTCGGCAAAGAGACGGTGCAGAACATTCTGGTGTTTCGCTTTGCCAATGGCATGTTCGAGCCGATCTGGAACCGCAACCACATCGATCATGTGCAAATCACGGTTTCCGAGATGCTGGATGTCGGCCGCCGAGGCAGCTTCTACGAATCGACCGGCGCTTTGCGCGACATGGTCCCCAATCACCTGTTTCAGCTGCTCGCGCTGGTCGCGATGGAGCCGCCGGCGCGCTTCGACGCGCATTCGGTACGCACGGAAAAGGGCGAAGTCCTTTCCGCCATTCAGTTACAAAGCGAAGAAGAAGCCCTGAGGAATTCGGTGCGCGGACAATACGTCGCGGGCCGCATTCGCGACAAGGAGATCGACGATTATCGCAGAACCAAGAACGTCTCTCCCGACAGCGTAGTTGAGACCTATGCCGCACTGAAACTCACCATCGACAATTGGCGCTGGGCTGGTGTTCCGTTTTATCTCCGCACCGGCAAGGCGATGTCTGCGAAACGCACCGAGGTTGCGATCCGCTTCAAGGCGGCGCCCCTTTCCATGTTTCGCGCCACTGCAGTTGAGCGCTTGTCGCGCAACTACCTCGTCATCGGCGTCGAGCCGACCGAAGGCATTACACTTCAGTTCAACACCAAGGTGCCGGGGCCAACCGTCACCGTCGATGGCGTGGAAATGAAGTTCAAGTACAAGGATTACTTCAAGTCCGCGCCAAGCACCGGCTATGAGACCCTGCTCTATGACTGCATGATCGGCGACAATATCCTGTTTCAGCGTGCCGACAGTGTTGAGGCGGGATGGCAGGCCGTTCAGCCGTTTATCGATGCATGGAAGAAAGCCGGCGGTAACGGGCTTTCCCTCTACCGTGCCGGTGCGGATGGTCCCAAAGAAGCAGACGACCTGATCGAGCGCGATGGCCGCCGCTGGCGCCGGATCGACGGCGAATGA
- a CDS encoding 6-phosphogluconate dehydrogenase (product_source=KO:K00033; cath_funfam=3.40.50.720; cog=COG1023; ko=KO:K00033; pfam=PF00393,PF03446; superfamily=48179,51735; tigrfam=TIGR00872), with product MQIGLVGLGRMGGNIVRRLITKGQHQVVVYDTNAKAVADLATAGATGGTSLEDLVKKLAAPRVVWVMLPAGKITEETIVTLGKAMERGDTIIDGGNTFWQDDVRRAGELKKLGIHYVDVGTSGGVWGLERGYCMMIGGEAEIVNRLDPIFASLAPGLGDIARTSGREGRDPRAEQGYIHAGPSGAGHFVKMVHNGIEYGLMQAYAEGFDILKNANIDALPPAHRFDLNIADIAEVWRRGSVVSSWLLDLTAAALAKNETLENYSGFVEDSGEGRWTINAAIDEAVPAEVITAALYARFRSRKEHTFAEKVLSAMRHGFGGHTEPPKLGGSAGKKAAE from the coding sequence ATGCAGATCGGACTCGTCGGCCTAGGGCGCATGGGCGGCAATATCGTTCGCCGCCTGATCACCAAGGGCCAACATCAGGTTGTGGTCTACGACACCAATGCAAAAGCTGTGGCGGATCTCGCCACAGCCGGCGCGACGGGAGGCACTTCGCTTGAAGACCTCGTCAAGAAACTGGCCGCCCCTCGCGTGGTCTGGGTGATGCTGCCCGCAGGCAAAATCACCGAAGAGACTATCGTCACGCTCGGCAAAGCCATGGAGCGCGGCGATACGATCATCGATGGTGGCAATACGTTCTGGCAGGACGATGTCCGCCGCGCCGGCGAATTAAAGAAGCTCGGAATCCACTACGTCGACGTTGGCACCAGCGGCGGCGTCTGGGGCCTCGAGCGTGGCTATTGCATGATGATCGGCGGTGAAGCCGAGATTGTGAATCGTCTCGACCCGATCTTTGCGAGCCTCGCGCCCGGCCTCGGCGATATTGCGCGCACATCAGGCCGTGAGGGACGCGATCCCCGCGCCGAGCAGGGCTATATCCATGCCGGGCCCAGTGGCGCTGGGCATTTCGTCAAAATGGTTCACAACGGCATCGAGTATGGTCTGATGCAGGCCTATGCCGAGGGCTTCGACATTCTCAAGAATGCAAATATCGACGCCCTGCCGCCTGCGCATCGATTCGACCTCAATATCGCGGACATCGCCGAAGTCTGGCGTCGAGGGAGTGTTGTCAGCTCATGGCTGCTCGATCTCACGGCCGCAGCGTTGGCGAAAAACGAGACACTCGAGAATTATTCCGGGTTCGTCGAAGATTCCGGCGAAGGCCGCTGGACCATCAATGCCGCGATCGACGAGGCCGTGCCTGCGGAAGTGATCACCGCAGCTCTCTACGCTCGCTTCCGCTCGCGCAAGGAGCATACCTTTGCGGAGAAGGTGCTCTCCGCCATGCGTCATGGCTTCGGCGGCCATACCGAGCCGCCAAAGCTCGGCGGTTCCGCTGGTAAAAAAGCTGCCGAATAA
- a CDS encoding transaldolase/glucose-6-phosphate isomerase (product_source=KO:K13810; cath_funfam=3.20.20.70,3.40.50.10490; cog=COG0166,COG0176; ko=KO:K13810; pfam=PF00342,PF00923; superfamily=51569,53697; tigrfam=TIGR00876), translating into MNPVKKLQSHGQAVWLDFLARGFIAKGDLKALIEQVGLHGVTSNPSIFEKAIGGTDEYDDAISTLLKQHDRPVGDLYESLAVEDIQRAADVLKPVYDELKGADGYVSLEVSPYLALDTEGTIAEAERLWKAVGRDNLMVKVPATPEGLPAIQKLISEGISINITLLFSQKVYEQVLEAYLKGLETFIAGGGDPSKIASVASFFVSRIDTAADKQLDEKIAAANDKDQKARLEALKGKVAIANAKLAYQHYKKVIASARWKKLAAKGAKVQRLLWASTGTKNKAYSDVLYVEELIGRDTVNTVPPATLDAFRDHGKLRDSLEEDIPGAERVLAELAKAGISLDEITDTLVKDGVQLFAEAFDKLLGAVAHKRATMLGGGIDTQSIALAPDIEKDSKALMERWRSDGTIRALWARDASVWTGKDEAKWLGWLDIVERERNELSRYDAFSGWVKSHGFTDAVVLGMGGSSLGPEVLAMTFGQAEGFPKLRILDSTDPAQVRRIEAAINLGKTLFIVSSKSGGTTEPNALMDYFFARVNEETKGKAGEHFVAVTDPGSSLEQVAKSRNFAQVFYGLASIGGRYSVLSPFGLVPAAAAGINLGKLLDSAASMVRACGPDVPPSENPGVQLGLALGASAKHGRNKITLTGSKQIADFGAWAEQLIAESTGKNGKALIPLEGEALGKPEVYGNDRVFIDLRLTADTDTSREAALAALEKAGHPVIRISVTNPDHIGQEFFRFEIATAVAGAVMEINPFDQPDVESAKIKTRELTSAFEKSGKLPSESAVSTDGDIDIYTDAKNADALRKAGANSDAVSWLKAHFGRVQNGDYAAILAYLDHNDADLAAAQDIRMAIRDKKRVATCVGFGPRFLHSTGQAYKGGPNSGVFLQITAEDANDLPIPDHKASFGVIKAAQARGDFDVLTERGRRALRLHIKGDVTKGLATIRAAVQSALS; encoded by the coding sequence ATGAACCCAGTCAAAAAGCTTCAAAGTCATGGCCAGGCAGTCTGGCTCGATTTCCTCGCACGCGGCTTTATCGCCAAAGGCGATCTCAAAGCGCTGATCGAACAGGTTGGTTTGCATGGCGTCACCTCCAACCCCTCGATCTTCGAAAAGGCGATCGGCGGCACCGATGAATATGACGATGCAATCTCAACATTATTGAAGCAGCACGACCGGCCTGTGGGCGATCTCTACGAATCGCTTGCAGTTGAAGATATCCAGCGAGCGGCTGACGTTCTGAAACCGGTGTACGATGAATTGAAGGGAGCTGACGGTTACGTCAGCCTCGAGGTGTCGCCTTATCTGGCTCTCGATACCGAAGGCACCATTGCCGAAGCTGAGCGGCTCTGGAAGGCGGTCGGCCGCGACAATCTAATGGTGAAGGTGCCCGCGACCCCTGAGGGCTTGCCTGCAATTCAGAAGCTGATTTCGGAAGGCATCAGCATCAACATCACGCTGTTGTTCTCGCAGAAGGTTTATGAGCAGGTCCTGGAAGCCTACCTGAAGGGCCTTGAGACGTTTATTGCGGGAGGCGGCGATCCAAGCAAGATTGCAAGCGTCGCAAGCTTCTTTGTCAGCCGCATCGATACGGCCGCGGACAAGCAGCTCGACGAGAAGATCGCGGCAGCCAACGACAAGGATCAAAAGGCCCGGCTGGAAGCGCTGAAAGGCAAAGTGGCCATAGCCAACGCCAAGCTCGCCTATCAGCACTACAAGAAGGTGATCGCCTCCGCTCGCTGGAAGAAGCTGGCGGCCAAGGGAGCCAAGGTCCAGCGGCTGTTGTGGGCCAGCACCGGGACCAAGAACAAGGCTTACAGCGATGTGCTGTATGTTGAAGAGCTGATCGGTCGCGACACGGTGAACACCGTGCCGCCCGCGACGCTCGATGCTTTCCGCGACCATGGCAAACTCCGCGACAGCCTCGAAGAAGATATCCCCGGGGCCGAGCGGGTTCTGGCTGAACTTGCGAAGGCGGGCATTTCGCTCGACGAGATTACGGACACCCTCGTCAAGGACGGCGTTCAACTGTTCGCCGAAGCATTCGACAAGCTGTTGGGAGCTGTGGCGCATAAGCGTGCCACGATGCTCGGCGGTGGCATCGATACGCAGTCCATCGCCCTTGCACCCGACATCGAAAAGGACAGTAAGGCGTTGATGGAGCGCTGGCGCTCGGATGGCACTATTCGCGCGTTGTGGGCCCGAGATGCCTCGGTCTGGACCGGCAAGGACGAGGCCAAGTGGCTCGGCTGGCTCGATATCGTCGAACGCGAGCGAAATGAACTTTCGCGCTACGATGCGTTCTCCGGTTGGGTGAAGAGCCATGGCTTCACGGATGCAGTCGTGCTTGGCATGGGCGGCTCCAGCCTGGGACCTGAAGTTTTGGCCATGACATTTGGTCAGGCGGAAGGATTCCCGAAACTTCGTATCCTCGATTCGACAGATCCTGCACAGGTTCGCCGCATCGAGGCGGCGATTAATCTCGGGAAGACGCTATTCATCGTTTCGAGCAAGTCGGGCGGCACGACCGAACCGAACGCATTGATGGATTACTTCTTCGCGCGCGTGAACGAAGAGACAAAGGGCAAGGCCGGCGAGCACTTTGTTGCCGTGACCGATCCAGGTTCCTCGCTCGAGCAAGTCGCGAAATCACGCAACTTCGCCCAGGTCTTCTATGGGCTGGCCAGCATCGGCGGCCGCTATTCGGTGTTATCGCCGTTCGGACTGGTGCCTGCCGCGGCGGCGGGCATTAATCTTGGGAAGCTTCTCGATTCCGCAGCCTCGATGGTGCGTGCCTGCGGTCCCGACGTTCCTCCGAGCGAAAATCCCGGCGTTCAATTGGGACTGGCGCTTGGTGCTTCTGCCAAGCATGGCCGGAACAAGATCACACTAACTGGGTCCAAGCAGATTGCGGATTTCGGTGCCTGGGCTGAGCAGCTCATCGCGGAGTCCACCGGCAAGAATGGCAAGGCGCTGATCCCGCTCGAGGGCGAAGCGCTCGGCAAGCCCGAGGTCTATGGCAATGATCGTGTGTTCATCGATCTTCGTTTGACGGCCGACACCGACACATCGCGCGAGGCTGCGCTTGCGGCGCTGGAAAAAGCCGGCCATCCGGTGATCCGTATCAGCGTCACTAATCCCGACCATATCGGTCAGGAGTTCTTCCGCTTCGAGATTGCAACTGCGGTCGCTGGCGCAGTGATGGAAATTAACCCGTTTGATCAGCCTGACGTGGAGTCGGCAAAGATCAAGACGCGCGAACTGACATCGGCTTTCGAGAAGTCCGGCAAGCTTCCTTCCGAGAGCGCCGTTTCGACCGATGGCGACATCGATATCTACACCGATGCCAAGAATGCGGATGCCCTGCGCAAGGCAGGCGCAAACAGCGACGCCGTCTCGTGGCTTAAGGCGCATTTCGGACGCGTTCAGAACGGCGATTATGCGGCTATCTTGGCTTATCTTGATCATAACGACGCCGATCTCGCAGCGGCTCAGGATATCCGCATGGCGATCCGCGATAAAAAGCGTGTCGCCACCTGCGTCGGCTTCGGCCCACGCTTTTTGCACTCGACCGGGCAGGCCTACAAAGGTGGGCCGAACAGTGGCGTCTTCCTGCAGATCACCGCGGAGGACGCAAATGATCTTCCTATTCCCGACCACAAGGCAAGTTTCGGCGTCATCAAGGCGGCGCAGGCGCGCGGTGATTTTGACGTGCTGACCGAGCGGGGCCGTCGGGCGCTGCGTTTGCACATTAAAGGCGACGTCACCAAGGGCCTCGCAACTATCCGCGCGGCTGTCCAAAGCGCATTGTCATAG
- a CDS encoding transketolase (product_source=KO:K00615; cath_funfam=3.40.50.920,3.40.50.970; cog=COG0021; ko=KO:K00615; pfam=PF00456,PF02779,PF02780; superfamily=52518,52922; tigrfam=TIGR00232) has product MSTVQLNEGNQRRHATDSIDDLCVNTIRTLTIDAVQKANSGHAGTPMGMAPVAYTLWQNVLRYDPADPLWPNRDRFVLSAGHASLLLYSLIHLSGIKRLQDGKVTNKPAISLEDIKAFRQIDSVTPGHPEYGHTTGVETTTGPLGQGCGNSVGMAIASRWLGANYNKPGLTLFDFDVYVICSDGDLMEGVASEAASLAGHLGLDNLCWIYDSNTITIEGHTELAFSENVAERFRGYGWHIVHVPDANDRHRVREALEEFKETNGRPTLIVVNSIIGYGAPGKQNTASIHSDALGEDEVRKTKKFYGWPEDAQFLVPDGVYDCLAKGIGKRGAALRASWEKTFNDYRAKHPDTADEIIRGLKHGAPDNWDRDLPSFDADPKGIATREASGKVLNALAQRMPWILGGAADLAPSTKTKLSFEGAGTLTKATPGGRNMHFGVREHAMGAIVSGMGLCHLRGFGATFLIFSDYMRPPIRLAALMRLPIFHVFTHDSIGVGEDGPTHEPIEQLAGLRAVPGLVVLRPADANEVREAYKVIMSLRDEPAALVLSRQVLPIFDRSRYASAEGLVRGAYVMADPAEGPPQVILIGTGSEVQLCIAAYEALKSRGIGARVVSMPSWDLFEKQNKAYRDTVLPPDIKARVAVEQASVIGWDRYAGASGEIIGMHTFGSSAPLKDLLTKFGFTAEKVLSAALRQIEQNKRS; this is encoded by the coding sequence ATGAGTACTGTGCAGTTGAACGAAGGAAATCAAAGACGTCATGCAACTGATTCAATTGACGATCTTTGCGTCAATACGATTCGTACCCTGACCATCGACGCAGTTCAGAAAGCGAATTCAGGCCACGCCGGTACTCCCATGGGCATGGCGCCAGTGGCTTACACACTCTGGCAAAACGTGCTGCGCTACGATCCAGCAGATCCGCTCTGGCCCAATCGTGACAGATTTGTGCTTTCCGCCGGTCATGCGTCACTGCTGCTTTATTCATTGATCCATCTCTCCGGAATCAAGCGCCTGCAGGACGGCAAGGTCACAAACAAACCCGCAATCTCCCTTGAAGATATCAAGGCATTTCGTCAGATCGACAGCGTCACGCCGGGGCATCCCGAATATGGTCACACGACCGGCGTCGAGACCACGACCGGTCCGCTTGGACAAGGCTGCGGCAACAGCGTCGGCATGGCGATCGCATCCCGCTGGCTCGGCGCAAACTACAACAAGCCTGGGCTCACGCTGTTTGATTTCGATGTCTATGTGATTTGCAGTGATGGCGATCTGATGGAAGGTGTGGCCAGTGAGGCTGCATCGCTCGCAGGACACCTCGGTCTCGACAATCTTTGTTGGATCTACGACAGCAATACCATCACCATTGAAGGCCATACCGAACTCGCCTTCAGCGAGAATGTTGCCGAACGCTTTCGTGGTTACGGCTGGCACATTGTTCACGTGCCCGATGCCAACGATCGCCACCGCGTGCGGGAGGCGCTTGAAGAATTCAAGGAAACGAACGGCCGTCCCACCCTGATTGTGGTCAACAGCATCATCGGCTACGGCGCGCCGGGCAAGCAGAACACTGCGTCCATCCATAGCGATGCGCTTGGCGAAGACGAAGTTCGCAAGACAAAGAAGTTCTACGGCTGGCCTGAGGATGCCCAGTTTTTGGTGCCGGATGGTGTTTATGACTGTCTGGCAAAGGGAATTGGCAAACGAGGCGCGGCCTTGCGCGCTTCGTGGGAGAAAACCTTCAACGATTATCGCGCCAAGCATCCCGATACCGCCGACGAGATTATTCGCGGTCTTAAGCACGGCGCCCCTGATAATTGGGATCGCGATTTGCCGAGCTTCGATGCCGATCCGAAGGGAATTGCGACCCGCGAGGCATCGGGCAAGGTTCTCAATGCCCTTGCGCAGCGGATGCCGTGGATTCTCGGCGGCGCCGCAGACCTTGCACCCTCGACCAAGACCAAACTGTCTTTTGAGGGCGCCGGGACACTGACGAAGGCAACGCCTGGCGGACGAAACATGCATTTCGGCGTCCGCGAACATGCCATGGGCGCAATCGTCAGCGGCATGGGCCTCTGTCATCTGCGCGGGTTCGGTGCGACGTTCCTCATTTTCAGTGATTACATGCGCCCGCCCATACGCCTTGCTGCCTTGATGAGACTCCCGATCTTCCATGTGTTCACCCACGACTCCATTGGCGTGGGTGAAGACGGTCCCACCCATGAACCGATTGAGCAGCTAGCTGGATTGCGCGCAGTACCGGGACTGGTGGTTCTGCGTCCGGCAGATGCGAATGAAGTGCGCGAAGCTTACAAAGTCATCATGAGCCTCAGGGACGAGCCAGCGGCCCTTGTGCTCAGCCGGCAGGTGCTGCCGATCTTCGATAGGAGCCGCTATGCCTCGGCTGAGGGACTTGTGCGGGGTGCCTATGTCATGGCTGACCCAGCTGAGGGTCCACCTCAGGTCATCCTGATTGGCACCGGCAGTGAGGTGCAGCTCTGCATCGCCGCATATGAAGCGCTGAAATCGCGCGGCATCGGCGCCCGCGTTGTCAGCATGCCGTCATGGGACCTGTTTGAGAAGCAGAACAAGGCCTATCGTGACACAGTCCTGCCGCCGGATATCAAGGCTCGCGTCGCCGTCGAGCAGGCCTCCGTCATCGGCTGGGATCGTTACGCGGGGGCTTCCGGTGAGATCATCGGCATGCATACATTCGGTTCGTCCGCGCCGTTAAAAGACCTTTTGACAAAATTTGGCTTTACGGCAGAGAAGGTGTTGAGTGCTGCCCTACGCCAGATCGAACAGAATAAGAGATCATGA